ACATGGCGCAGCTCTTCAAGATCAAGACGATGCTGGACGACGTCGTGGCGTTCATCCAGCAGGTCTACCTCCCCGACGTCTGCGCGATCGGGGCGCTCTACGCCAACTGGCTTCCCTACGGGAAGGGCGTCACCAACTACCTCGCCGTCCCCGACCTTCCGCTCGACACCAAGGGCACGCAGTTCGATCTTCCCGGCGGGACGATCTTCGACGGCGACCTCGGCACCTACAAGCCGATCACCTCGTTCCAGGACCCGTACTTCCGCGACAACGTGACCGAGAACATCGAGCACGCCTACTACGACGGGAACTGGACGAAGCACCCGTGGGAGTCCGAGACCGTTCCCAAGCTCGTGGACTACGACGCGAACGGCAAGTACTCCTGGGTCAAGGCCCCCCGGTTCATGGACAAGCCAACCCAGGTGGGTCCGCTGGCGCAGGTCCTCGTCGGCCTCGCCTCGGGTCACGAGCTCACGAAGAAGTGGGGCACCTACGCGCTCGACACCGTCTCCGCGGTGGCGGGGACGAAGGTCGGCCCCGGCGCGCTGCACTCCACCCTCGGCCGGCACCTCGCCCGCGCGATC
The Candidatus Polarisedimenticolaceae bacterium DNA segment above includes these coding regions:
- a CDS encoding nickel-dependent hydrogenase large subunit, whose product is MAQLFKIKTMLDDVVAFIQQVYLPDVCAIGALYANWLPYGKGVTNYLAVPDLPLDTKGTQFDLPGGTIFDGDLGTYKPITSFQDPYFRDNVTENIEHAYYDGNWTKHPWESETVPKLVDYDANGKYSWVKAPRFMDKPTQVGPLAQVLVGLASGHELTKKWGTYALDTVSAVAGTKVGPGALHSTLGRHLARAIRCATICDLAQKHWELLVNNVGKGDTAIFTPFTFPKGEQQGFGFHEAPRGTLSHWIVIKDGKIKNYQAVVPTTWNAGPRDSKGMKGPYEACLIGNPIADPEKPLEVLRTIHSFDPCLACAVHTVDPEGREIARVKVL